GTACTTCACTCCTGCCCTGGCCGGATACCCGGGCGGACTGCGCCAGGCGGTCGTGGCCTACGGCCTTGAGGTGGAGGAGGCGTAGCCGCGCGCGGACCGGCGCACCGGCCCGACGGCGTCAGCGCTCCTCGGCCCGGACCGTGCCACGGGCCCATGACGGCGATACCGGTGGCACGGCCGGGCGTTCGGAGCCGCACCTGTGCCACCGTCAGGACGGCACGCGGCGCAGCAACGGCCTCGGCCGGTTCGTCGCACCGCGGCCGATCCGGTGCGCGGGCCGGCGTCCGGGCGGCCGCGTGGACACCACCGCCCCGCGGATGGCACGGTGGGAGTCATGTGCGGCAGATTCGTCTCCACGTCCTCCGTCCAGGAACTCACCGAGTTCTTCGGCGCCACCCACTGGCCCACCACGGAGGCTCTCGCGCCGAACTGGAACACCGCCCCCACCGACGGGATCTGGGCGGCGCTGCAGCGCGTGGACCGGGAAACGGGCGAGCTGACCAGGCAGTTGCGGGCGGTGCGCTGGGGCCTGGTGCCGTCCTGGGCGAAGGACCCGGGCATCGGCGCACGGATGATCAACGCCCGGGCGGAGACCGTCCACGAGAAGCCCGCCTTCCGCAAGGCGTTCGCGACCCGCCGCTGCCTGATCCCCGCCGACGGCTACTACGAGTGGCGGCCCGTCCCGGCGGCCGAGGGTAGGAAGGCCCACAAGCAGCCCTACTACCTGAGCCCGGCGTCCGGGTCACCGATGGCGATGGCCGGACTGTACGAGTTCTGGCGCAACGGCGGCGTGCCCGAGGACGACCCCGCGGCCTGGCTCACCACGGCGACGATCATCACCACCGACGCCACCGACACCGCCGGGCTGGTCCACGACCGCATGCCGCTCACCATCGCCGGCAGCGACTTCGACGCCTGGCTCGACCCCGAGCACACCGACACCGACGAACTGCGGCACCTCCTGCACACCCCGGCCGGCGAACTCACCGTCCGGGCGGTCTCCACCGCGGTCAACAACGTCCGCAACGACGGCTCCCAGCTGCTCGACCCGGCGCCGGACCCGCTCGGCGTCACCGGCCCGGCCGCGCGGTCCGGACCGGCACCCACCGGCCCCGGGGCCTGACGGATCGCGGCCGACCGCCGCCGACGGTCCCGCCCCCGGGGCGCACCGCTCGGTCAGCCGACCGGGGCTCCGAACCACTCGGCCAGCGGGCCGAGCAGGTCCTGCTGGTCCTCGCCGACCCACGCCACGTGGCCGTCCGGCCGCAGCAGCACCGCGGGCACGTCCAGCTCCTCGCTGACGTCGACGACGTGGTCGACCCGATCCGACCAGCCCTCCACCGACAGCCGGCCGCTCCGGTCGAGCAGCAGTCCACGGCCGCCGCGCATCTGCTCGTAGAGGCGGCCGCGCTTCAGCTCCACGTCCCGCATCCGTCGGCCGAGCAGCTCGTGCCCCTCGCCGAGGTCGTACCGGACGGCGATCGCGGTGATCTTCTCGATCAGGTACCTGTTCACCTCCTCGAATTCCACCAGTTCCGCCATCAGCCGGCGCACGGCCCGGGCGCCCGGCTCGGCGGACATCAGTTCGGTCTGCGCGCGGGTGTTGTCCAGCACGCTGGCGGCGACCGGGTGCCGCTCGGCGTGGTAGGTGTCCAGCAGCCCCGCCGGTGCCCAGCCGTTGACCTCGGCGGCCAGCTTCCAGCCGAGGTTGAAGGCGTCCTGGACGCCGAGGTTGAGCCCCTGCCCGCCGGTCGGCGGGTGGATGTGCGCCGAGTCGCCGGCCAGCAGCACCCGGCCGACCCGGTAGCGCTCGGCCAGGCGGGTGGCGTCGCCGAAGCGCGAGAGCCAGCGCGGTGAGTGCACACCGAGGTCGGTGCCGGCGAACGCCGTCAGCTGCTGCTTGAAGTCCTCGAGGGTCGGCGCGGACGCCCGGTCCTCGGCCACCCCGGCCGCCGGCACGATGACGCGGTACAGACCCTCCCCCATGGGCATGGCGCCGAAGCGCAGCTGGGTCTTGCGGACCTCGGCCACCACGGCGGCCAGCGTCTGCGGCTCGACACCCAACTCCATCGCGCCCAGCAGTGTCTCGGCCCTGGTGGGCTCACCGGGGAACCCGACACCGAGCAGCTTGCGCACCGCGCTGCGGCCGCCGTCGCAGCCGACCAGGTAGCGCGAGCGCAGCTGCGTGCCGTCGGCCAGCTCGACGCTCACCCCGTGCTCGTCCTGATCCAGCCCGACCACTTCGCAGCCGCGCCGGATCTCGGCGCCGAGCGCGGTGGCGTGCTCGGTCAGCAGCCGCTCGGTGATCTCCTGCGGGACGCCGAGGACGTACGAGTGCGCGGTGTCCAGCCGGTCGGGCCAGGAGGTCGCGAGGCCGGCGAAGAACCCGCCGACCCTGAACTGCTTGCCGAGTGCGAGGAACCGCTCCAGCAGACCGCGCTGGTCCATCACCTCGATGCTGCGCACGTGCAGCCCCTGCGCACGGGACTGATTGGTCGGCTGCTCCTCCTTCTCCAGCACGAGCACGTCCACCCCGTGCAACCGCAACTCGCCGGCCAGCATCAAGCCGGTCGGTCCGCCGCCGGCAACGATCACGTCGATCATGAAAAACGCCCCATCCGACAGGAGTGCATGACGGCCGGTCGCTCCGGGCCCTCCAGCGGCGAGCGATCACCCCTTCGCGCGCCGGGAGCCCGTGAGCGCCCCGCGGGCCCGCCTGCGCTTCGGCGTCCGCTGGGCCCGTATCCCGCCATAAGCACATGTACTTCGTGAATCACTTATTTCGGCAGGTTCTGCCTTCGAGCGGAGATTCTGCCGCATGACCCGGGCCTTGCCGCAAGGCCCCCCGTGCGCTATATCTTGAGAGTGGCGAGGGGTGCAAGAACTCCTTGCCTTCGCCTTTTGCCCCCTCTGCGGGCGGCCGGGTTCCTCCCCGAGCGGCGAGCGCCGCGTACGGCGGGCGCTACCAGCGCAGCAGCATCACGGCGGCGCCGGCGCCGCCGGCCAGCCCGAACAGTGCCACGCTGCCTCCGGGACGCAGCATCCCCTGTTCGACGGCGCCTACGAGTTGCAGGGGGATGGTGGCCGCGGCCACGTCGCCGCTGTGGGCGAAGGTGGGGATCACCTGGTCGGGGCGGATCCCGACCCGGCGGCAGATGGTGTCGACGAAGGGGATCGAGGCTTGCTGGACGCAGGCGAGGTCGAGCCGGTCGGTGTCGGTCCGCTGCTCGTTCAGCCACTGCTTCGCCTGCTCGTCGAGTCCGAGGAACGTGGGCGTTCGCGGGTTCCCGGACGTCAGCGCTGACCGCGGCGAACAGCGGCAGGTCGAGGTCGCCGGGCGCCGGACCGGCCTGGGCGAGGACCCGCCCGGCCGCGCCGGCGCATCGCCGGCAGGGCGAGCCTGCAGATCCGCGCCGCGCCCAGCAGGTTGGTCTCCAGGAGACGGCGGGCCTGCTCGTCGCTCACGTCCTCGACGGAACCCGCCTGCGGGATACCGGCGTTGTTAACCACCGCCCACGCGCCGCCGCCGGCCAGCTCCCCGACCCGGGCCATCGCCTCCTCGCCGGAGCGCGGATCGGCGACGTCCAGCAACACCGTACTGACTGTCGATCACATCGGAAGGCTACCGGGCCCGCCGCGCCCGGCAGGCGGGTGCCGCACCGGGCTGCACCGCCGCGGCCCGGGGCCCGGGTGCCTCCCCGGGCGGACGGCGCCGGTGGCGGTCATCGGGCCACCTGGTCGGGGCACGTCGGGTGGTGCCAGGCGGTACGGACGACGCGCCCGCCGAGCAGGCGGTGCTCGCTGGTCCAGGTCCGGCAGCACCTGGCCGTCCGGGGCGGCGCGGCTGCGGCCGGAGTCCGCGTCACGGACGTGGTCCCGGGCTGCGTCGGGCCCGTGGTGGTGGGTACGGCCGGCGTGGCCGTCCGGCGGCGCCGACTGTGGGCGCGGCGGTGGGTGGTCGAGGAGATCGTCACACCCCTTCACCTGCCCAGCCACCGGGGGCGGCCAACCCGCCCATCACCCGAACGGCGTACCCGGGCCGCTGCTCGCCACCGCCGGACGGCACGGACGAGCAGGCCCTCGCCGAGGCCGCTCAGTCGAACTGGCCGGGCTGGTAACCGCCCGCCGGCTGCCGGGTGATGACGTTCAGCCGGTTCACCATGTTCATGAGCGACACCAGGATCACCAGTGCGCTGAGCTGCGCCTCGTCGTAGTGCTCGACGGCGAGCACCCACGCCTCGTCACTCACCCCTCCGGCCGCGTCCGCGATCCGGGTGGCCTCCTCCGCCAGCCGCAGTGCGGCCCGCTCGGCCTCGGTGAAGACGGTGGCCTCCCGCCACGCCGCCACCAGGTTCAGCCGCAGCGCCTCCTCACCGGCGGCGGTGGCCTCCTTGGTGTGGATGTCGACGCAGACGGCGCAGCCGTTGATCTGGCTGACGCGAAGGGCCACCAGCTCCTGCGTCGCGGCCGGCAGCGACGATTCCTTGAGCGCCTTGCCCACCGTCCTGACGTACGTGAGCGTCCTGCCGACCGT
The sequence above is drawn from the Kitasatospora sp. NBC_00315 genome and encodes:
- a CDS encoding 3-oxoacyl-[acyl-carrier-protein] synthase III C-terminal domain-containing protein — translated: MQARPAGDAPARPGGSSPRPVRRPATSTCRCSPRSALTSGNPRTPTFLGLDEQAKQWLNEQRTDTDRLDLACVQQASIPFVDTICRRVGIRPDQVIPTFAHSGDVAAATIPLQLVGAVEQGMLRPGGSVALFGLAGGAGAAVMLLRW
- the rox gene encoding rifampin monooxygenase — protein: MIDVIVAGGGPTGLMLAGELRLHGVDVLVLEKEEQPTNQSRAQGLHVRSIEVMDQRGLLERFLALGKQFRVGGFFAGLATSWPDRLDTAHSYVLGVPQEITERLLTEHATALGAEIRRGCEVVGLDQDEHGVSVELADGTQLRSRYLVGCDGGRSAVRKLLGVGFPGEPTRAETLLGAMELGVEPQTLAAVVAEVRKTQLRFGAMPMGEGLYRVIVPAAGVAEDRASAPTLEDFKQQLTAFAGTDLGVHSPRWLSRFGDATRLAERYRVGRVLLAGDSAHIHPPTGGQGLNLGVQDAFNLGWKLAAEVNGWAPAGLLDTYHAERHPVAASVLDNTRAQTELMSAEPGARAVRRLMAELVEFEEVNRYLIEKITAIAVRYDLGEGHELLGRRMRDVELKRGRLYEQMRGGRGLLLDRSGRLSVEGWSDRVDHVVDVSEELDVPAVLLRPDGHVAWVGEDQQDLLGPLAEWFGAPVG
- a CDS encoding SOS response-associated peptidase, with protein sequence MCGRFVSTSSVQELTEFFGATHWPTTEALAPNWNTAPTDGIWAALQRVDRETGELTRQLRAVRWGLVPSWAKDPGIGARMINARAETVHEKPAFRKAFATRRCLIPADGYYEWRPVPAAEGRKAHKQPYYLSPASGSPMAMAGLYEFWRNGGVPEDDPAAWLTTATIITTDATDTAGLVHDRMPLTIAGSDFDAWLDPEHTDTDELRHLLHTPAGELTVRAVSTAVNNVRNDGSQLLDPAPDPLGVTGPAARSGPAPTGPGA
- a CDS encoding carboxymuconolactone decarboxylase family protein yields the protein MDARLNYYADPTVGRTLTYVRTVGKALKESSLPAATQELVALRVSQINGCAVCVDIHTKEATAAGEEALRLNLVAAWREATVFTEAERAALRLAEEATRIADAAGGVSDEAWVLAVEHYDEAQLSALVILVSLMNMVNRLNVITRQPAGGYQPGQFD
- a CDS encoding SDR family NAD(P)-dependent oxidoreductase, which encodes MLLDVADPRSGEEAMARVGELAGGGAWAVVNNAGIPQAGSVEDVSDEQARRLLETNLLGAARICRLALPAMRRRGRAGPRPGRSGARRPRPAAVRRGQR